In Carnobacterium sp. CP1, the following are encoded in one genomic region:
- a CDS encoding peptide ABC transporter substrate-binding protein: MTVKRKIAGSTLVALTSLLMACENAETDGTAASSSQKNSTEQTISLMAVQEIGSMNSLLSQDSDGFTAQSQVFEGLYRLDEEDNVVPALAAGMPDISEDGLTYTIKMREDSKWSNGTKVTAHDFVYAWKKLADPDTAANYAFLLDGTILNGSEITLGKKSVDELGVKAVDDYTLEVKLQNPTTYFLSLLAFNPFYPQNEEYVESEGDAYASTSDHMIYNGPFTMTDWSNAGSSWSLVKNKDYWDAENVKADEIDFQVIKETGTALNLYDAGELDQAVISGEYVNQRKNDPEYLSTPNAYVSYFRMNQLRNGSDTIFANENVRKAVGYAVDKEALVNNVLQDGSVATYGFVPHGFVKNPETGEDFREEAGDFLVTDKDQALSYWKEAQKEIGETIKIELLTSDGEADKKVAEYLQSQLQDTLPGLNLTIRAVPLQNSIQLTRNSDYDLAFGRWGPDYQDPMTFLANHLSGGNANYSNSEYDGLLEEASTTLANEPEARWEALIKAETILIEEDAGIVPVYQQSTTVLQKDNLKGIVQHNFGSPYDYKGAYKE, encoded by the coding sequence ATGACAGTCAAAAGAAAGATAGCCGGAAGTACACTAGTAGCTTTAACCAGCTTATTAATGGCATGCGAAAACGCAGAGACAGATGGGACAGCAGCATCTAGTTCTCAAAAAAATTCGACTGAACAAACAATTAGTTTAATGGCTGTCCAAGAAATCGGCTCCATGAACAGTCTTTTGTCACAAGATTCTGATGGCTTTACCGCGCAAAGCCAAGTTTTTGAAGGATTATATCGGTTAGATGAAGAAGACAATGTAGTTCCTGCTTTAGCAGCGGGCATGCCGGACATTTCTGAAGATGGCTTAACCTATACGATTAAAATGCGAGAAGATTCTAAGTGGTCTAATGGCACAAAAGTGACAGCACATGATTTTGTGTATGCTTGGAAAAAACTGGCGGATCCTGATACAGCAGCCAACTACGCCTTTCTTCTAGATGGAACTATTTTAAACGGCAGTGAAATTACGTTAGGCAAAAAGTCCGTTGATGAACTTGGAGTAAAAGCAGTAGATGACTATACTTTAGAGGTTAAATTACAAAATCCAACGACTTATTTCTTATCTCTTTTAGCATTTAATCCTTTCTATCCGCAAAATGAAGAGTATGTTGAGTCAGAAGGAGATGCTTATGCCTCAACGAGCGATCATATGATTTACAACGGACCTTTTACAATGACAGATTGGTCAAATGCTGGGTCAAGTTGGTCATTAGTCAAAAATAAAGATTATTGGGATGCAGAAAATGTTAAAGCAGATGAAATTGATTTCCAAGTTATTAAAGAAACTGGAACAGCATTGAATCTATATGATGCAGGCGAACTGGATCAAGCCGTTATTTCGGGAGAATACGTAAACCAAAGAAAAAATGATCCGGAATACCTTTCAACACCGAATGCTTATGTTTCTTATTTTAGAATGAACCAATTACGAAATGGTTCAGATACTATTTTTGCCAATGAGAATGTCCGAAAAGCTGTAGGGTATGCAGTAGACAAGGAAGCATTGGTAAACAACGTGTTACAAGATGGTTCGGTAGCTACTTATGGATTTGTGCCGCATGGCTTTGTTAAAAATCCAGAAACGGGAGAAGATTTCCGCGAAGAAGCAGGAGATTTCCTGGTAACGGATAAAGACCAAGCGTTAAGTTATTGGAAAGAAGCACAAAAGGAGATAGGCGAAACCATTAAAATTGAATTATTAACAAGTGACGGAGAAGCAGATAAGAAAGTTGCCGAATATTTGCAAAGTCAATTACAAGACACACTACCTGGTTTAAACTTAACAATTCGAGCAGTTCCGTTGCAAAACTCTATTCAACTAACAAGAAATTCTGATTACGATTTAGCATTTGGTCGCTGGGGTCCTGATTACCAAGATCCAATGACTTTCTTAGCTAATCATTTAAGTGGCGGAAATGCCAATTACAGCAATTCAGAATATGATGGCTTATTGGAGGAAGCTTCAACAACCCTGGCGAATGAGCCAGAAGCTCGTTGGGAAGCTTTGATTAAGGCAGAAACGATTCTTATTGAAGAAGATGCGGGTATTGTACCGGTTTATCAACAATCTACAACCGTGCTGCAAAAAGATAATCTAAAAGGAATTGTACAACATAACTTTGGCAGTCCTTATGACTACAAAGGTGCGTATAAAGAGTAA
- a CDS encoding Crp/Fnr family transcriptional regulator translates to MRKEDTGAGHNPHHHSHSHKSCVSLVPIFNHLEEEQMNEITKTIHSINYKKSETVYHAGEQSDSLFIVNKGKIRVYRLSESGKEQLVRILMPGDFTGELALFTETTYVSFAEAMVETSVCRIKRTDFQNLLLQYPTISLKVLTEFSKRLAQSEKQSMRFATEKVETRIALFLAECFDSENQTDTIELPMSKKDLASYLGTTPETISRKFTELEAQGLIEQKTHKLIKVLDLDGLLLN, encoded by the coding sequence ATGAGAAAAGAAGATACCGGTGCTGGTCATAATCCGCACCATCATTCACATTCACATAAATCGTGCGTTTCTTTGGTTCCAATTTTTAACCACTTAGAAGAAGAACAAATGAACGAAATAACAAAAACCATCCATTCTATAAACTATAAAAAAAGCGAAACTGTTTACCACGCCGGAGAACAGTCCGATTCTTTGTTTATTGTCAATAAGGGGAAAATCCGAGTTTATCGTTTATCAGAAAGCGGAAAAGAACAGTTAGTTCGCATTTTAATGCCGGGAGATTTTACAGGAGAATTGGCATTATTCACTGAAACCACCTATGTATCGTTTGCCGAAGCCATGGTAGAGACTAGTGTTTGTAGGATCAAACGTACTGATTTTCAAAATTTATTGTTACAATATCCAACGATTTCTTTAAAAGTGCTAACGGAATTTTCTAAGCGGCTGGCGCAATCGGAAAAACAATCCATGCGCTTCGCCACTGAAAAAGTAGAGACACGCATCGCATTATTTTTAGCTGAATGTTTCGATAGTGAAAATCAAACGGATACTATCGAATTGCCTATGAGCAAAAAAGACCTAGCTTCTTATCTAGGAACTACTCCAGAAACAATCAGTCGAAAGTTTACAGAATTAGAAGCACAAGGTCTGATCGAACAAAAAACACATAAATTAATCAAAGTGTTGGACTTGGATGGCTTATTGTTAAATTGA
- a CDS encoding heavy-metal-associated domain-containing protein: protein MSKAVYQLEPLTCPSCIKKIETTLSKTAGVESAKLMFNSSKVRTEFDENEIKADKIEETITKLGYPVLSVKVS from the coding sequence ATGAGTAAAGCCGTTTATCAATTAGAACCGTTAACTTGTCCATCTTGTATCAAAAAAATTGAAACAACTCTAAGCAAAACAGCAGGTGTTGAATCTGCAAAATTGATGTTCAATTCCAGCAAAGTCAGAACCGAATTTGATGAAAACGAAATTAAAGCGGATAAAATTGAAGAAACCATTACAAAACTAGGTTATCCAGTTTTGTCTGTCAAGGTATCTTAA
- a CDS encoding hydroxymethylglutaryl-CoA reductase, degradative, which translates to MAAAYFSKFYKKSKQEKVQALLEAQILTSEDEQFLKETPLLSDGLANSMVENQLTQYALPLGVALNLIVDDKEYAVPMVTEEPSVVAAASSAAKLIAQAGGFETCITKRRMIGQVALKAVPDTTHAQKQLKLHKKDILNKANQAHPSIVKRGGGADDIAIRLIEATEESPEFLVVHVYIDVQEAMGANIVNTMMEAIAPYLELLTEGKVLMSILSNYATECLATATCRVPLNLLKRGDLSGEAVRDRLIEAAQFAYADPYRAVTHNKGIMNGIDAVVLASGNDWRAIEASAHAYAAKSGQYRALSTWKKADNGDLLGSLTLPMPIGFVGGSISIHPTAQFSQRLLGVKNAKELESVIVSIGLAQNFSALKALVTEGIQKGHMGLHAKSLAISAGATDHWIEAVADELKKAPHMNLETAKALLDKAKNNL; encoded by the coding sequence ATGGCTGCTGCTTATTTTTCAAAGTTTTATAAAAAATCCAAACAAGAAAAAGTCCAAGCACTTTTAGAGGCACAAATCCTTACATCAGAGGATGAACAGTTTTTAAAAGAAACTCCTCTTTTATCTGACGGATTGGCTAATAGTATGGTAGAAAACCAATTGACACAATATGCTTTGCCCTTAGGTGTGGCGCTGAATTTAATAGTGGATGACAAAGAATATGCTGTCCCGATGGTTACTGAAGAACCTTCTGTAGTTGCTGCAGCCAGCTCTGCTGCCAAACTTATTGCTCAAGCAGGCGGATTTGAAACCTGCATAACAAAACGGCGGATGATCGGACAAGTGGCGTTAAAAGCAGTTCCAGATACAACACACGCTCAAAAACAATTAAAGCTACATAAAAAAGACATCCTTAACAAAGCTAATCAAGCTCATCCTTCTATCGTAAAACGTGGCGGCGGAGCAGACGATATCGCGATTCGTTTGATTGAAGCGACTGAAGAGTCTCCTGAATTCTTAGTCGTTCATGTTTATATCGATGTTCAAGAAGCAATGGGAGCTAATATCGTCAATACTATGATGGAGGCTATTGCTCCTTATTTAGAACTATTGACCGAAGGAAAGGTTTTAATGAGCATCCTTTCAAACTACGCTACAGAATGCTTAGCGACTGCTACTTGCAGAGTTCCGTTAAACTTATTAAAGCGTGGTGATTTGTCAGGTGAAGCAGTCCGCGATCGTTTAATCGAAGCTGCTCAATTTGCCTATGCTGATCCTTATCGAGCTGTAACCCACAACAAAGGGATCATGAACGGCATTGATGCGGTTGTTTTAGCAAGCGGCAATGACTGGCGGGCAATTGAAGCAAGTGCTCATGCCTATGCTGCTAAATCAGGACAATACCGGGCTCTTTCCACTTGGAAAAAAGCTGATAATGGAGATCTACTCGGCAGTTTGACCTTGCCCATGCCCATTGGTTTTGTTGGAGGATCAATCTCCATTCACCCCACTGCTCAATTCAGTCAGCGTTTACTAGGTGTTAAAAATGCTAAAGAATTAGAATCAGTGATTGTTTCCATTGGACTAGCACAAAATTTTTCAGCTCTTAAAGCTTTAGTAACGGAAGGCATCCAAAAAGGGCATATGGGACTGCACGCTAAGTCTTTGGCAATCAGTGCTGGAGCAACGGATCATTGGATTGAAGCAGTTGCCGATGAGTTAAAAAAAGCACCTCATATGAACTTGGAAACTGCTAAAGCTTTACTAGATAAAGCAAAAAACAACTTGTAA
- a CDS encoding DedA family protein, with translation MEAWIQGIMEQFGYIGVAFLIMIENVFPPIPSEVILTFGGFMTTGTSLNILGMIIASTIGAVIGAVILYGIGLLLDVARLEKIVDRWGHILRLTRKDIHKADRWFDKHGVWTVFFCRFIPLIRSLISIPAGMSNMNFGLFITLTTIGTLIWNTILIYLGAAVGSQWEVIVHYMDIYSHIAYAVIAIAAIAFIIWFFKRKKTEKTN, from the coding sequence ATGGAAGCTTGGATTCAAGGTATTATGGAACAATTTGGTTATATCGGGGTAGCATTTTTAATTATGATCGAGAATGTTTTTCCGCCGATTCCATCAGAAGTTATTTTAACCTTTGGCGGTTTTATGACGACAGGCACTAGTTTAAATATTCTGGGAATGATTATTGCTTCAACCATTGGTGCTGTGATCGGTGCTGTGATTCTTTATGGTATTGGGTTGTTGTTAGATGTTGCACGGTTAGAAAAAATCGTAGACCGTTGGGGTCATATCTTACGTTTAACTAGAAAGGATATTCATAAAGCCGATCGCTGGTTTGATAAGCATGGCGTATGGACTGTTTTCTTTTGCCGTTTCATTCCGCTGATCAGAAGTTTGATTTCAATCCCAGCCGGAATGTCCAATATGAACTTCGGACTATTTATTACTTTGACAACTATCGGTACATTGATTTGGAATACCATTTTGATTTATTTAGGCGCCGCTGTAGGTTCACAATGGGAAGTTATCGTCCATTATATGGACATCTATTCGCACATCGCTTACGCTGTGATTGCCATTGCTGCAATTGCTTTTATCATTTGGTTCTTCAAAAGAAAAAAAACTGAAAAAACCAACTAA
- a CDS encoding ABC1 kinase family protein gives MRDRDRFREIVGVLTAYGFGHIYNTKIRTQKKELDPKNLRKAFEELGPSFIKIGQIISTRRDILPKEYIDELSKLQDAAPPFPFEDVRRIFREEFNQELEDVFESVARKPIASASIAQVHRGRLLNGKEVVLKVQRPSIEESFLRDIDLFIRIVSKAENMLKEIVVDPVAAFKEIRETTKVELDFRNEVHYMLKFKELNADIACVGAPAVFTELSSKRVIVQEYIEGLKVTHTEALLDAGYDLDDIGQKLLLSYLSQVFHDGFFHGDPHPGNLIIKEGKIYYIDFGIMGELSKPNKEVLNQLLKAIVLKDINLLIHLILQMGIQKGRVDRNELYEDLSYLFDTYFSTNLSNIHIASVLTDMFEMTSRHNLAMPSDLITLVKSMTILEGVITDLSPEANLIQITKSYLKTSGTFSARDLLDTEEALLRTYQFVSHSAKLPSQLSTFLDDLINGRSKFTIDLAGMDEKWIGINKMVNRLVFALIVSALIIASAFVVIATKGTQLSIIGVAGFLAAGFLGLWLLISIIRSGNL, from the coding sequence GTGAGAGATCGTGATCGATTTAGAGAAATTGTTGGGGTATTGACGGCTTATGGTTTTGGACATATTTACAATACAAAAATTCGGACTCAAAAAAAAGAGTTGGACCCGAAAAATTTACGTAAAGCTTTTGAAGAATTGGGTCCCAGTTTTATTAAAATAGGACAAATCATTTCAACAAGAAGAGATATCTTGCCGAAAGAATACATTGATGAATTGTCTAAACTGCAAGATGCTGCTCCACCCTTTCCATTTGAAGATGTTCGAAGAATTTTTAGAGAAGAATTTAACCAAGAATTAGAAGATGTTTTTGAAAGTGTAGCAAGAAAACCCATTGCTAGTGCTTCAATTGCGCAGGTTCACCGCGGTCGGTTATTGAATGGGAAAGAAGTGGTTTTAAAAGTTCAACGGCCTAGTATAGAAGAAAGCTTTTTAAGAGATATCGATTTATTCATTAGAATTGTATCTAAAGCTGAAAACATGTTGAAAGAAATTGTGGTCGATCCAGTTGCGGCATTTAAAGAGATTCGGGAAACGACTAAAGTTGAATTAGATTTTCGCAACGAAGTACATTACATGCTTAAATTTAAAGAATTAAACGCTGATATTGCCTGTGTTGGTGCTCCCGCAGTGTTTACAGAACTTAGTTCAAAACGAGTGATCGTCCAAGAATATATCGAAGGATTGAAAGTAACACATACAGAAGCATTGCTTGATGCAGGATATGATTTGGACGATATTGGCCAAAAATTACTGTTATCTTATCTATCTCAAGTTTTTCACGATGGTTTTTTCCATGGAGATCCTCATCCAGGAAATTTGATTATCAAAGAAGGAAAGATTTACTACATTGATTTTGGTATTATGGGAGAATTATCTAAACCGAATAAAGAAGTATTGAACCAATTATTGAAAGCTATTGTTTTAAAAGATATCAATTTATTGATTCATTTGATTTTGCAGATGGGCATTCAAAAAGGCCGAGTGGATCGCAATGAATTATATGAAGATTTGTCTTATCTGTTTGATACGTATTTTTCGACTAATTTGAGCAATATCCATATTGCCAGTGTCTTAACCGATATGTTCGAAATGACCAGCAGGCACAATTTGGCAATGCCCAGTGATCTAATTACCTTGGTAAAATCAATGACTATCTTAGAAGGAGTCATTACCGATTTATCGCCAGAAGCTAATTTGATACAGATCACAAAAAGTTACCTGAAAACAAGCGGAACGTTTAGTGCACGTGATTTATTAGATACGGAAGAAGCATTGTTGCGAACGTATCAATTTGTTAGTCATTCAGCTAAATTGCCAAGTCAGCTATCGACTTTTTTAGATGACTTGATCAATGGACGCAGCAAATTTACAATCGACTTGGCAGGTATGGACGAAAAATGGATAGGTATCAATAAAATGGTGAATCGTTTAGTTTTTGCTCTCATTGTTTCTGCTTTAATCATTGCATCCGCTTTTGTTGTCATAGCCACAAAAGGTACACAGCTGTCTATTATTGGAGTAGCAGGCTTTTTAGCTGCTGGCTTTTTAGGATTGTGGCTTTTGATTTCCATTATTCGATCCGGCAATCTCTAG
- a CDS encoding phasin family protein: protein MDEFKKIILAGIGGASVTYEKMEDTLNKLVVKGRLTVDQGKLLSQELVRKKKEKNSEEELSREDVQELLMAMNVAQRKDIEELEKKVDQLNETIDKLINK, encoded by the coding sequence ATGGATGAATTTAAAAAAATAATCTTAGCTGGTATTGGCGGAGCATCTGTAACGTATGAAAAAATGGAAGACACCCTTAACAAACTGGTTGTTAAAGGCAGGCTGACAGTTGATCAAGGGAAGTTATTAAGTCAAGAATTAGTCCGGAAGAAAAAAGAGAAAAACTCAGAGGAAGAATTGAGTCGAGAAGATGTGCAAGAATTATTGATGGCTATGAATGTTGCACAACGAAAAGATATTGAAGAATTAGAGAAGAAGGTTGATCAATTAAACGAAACGATTGATAAACTGATCAACAAATAA
- a CDS encoding hemolysin family protein, protein MDSDPDSQSLAVQILIIVILTALNAFFAAAEMAFVSLDQRKIKETALQGDKKSLNILKLLGNPDNFLATIQVAITLAGFFSSASAATSFAVRLKPILTNVPGGEQIAVVIVTIALSYITLVFGELYPKQVALQKAEEIAKLTVGPILLVQTFAMPFVKLLSFSTSILKRMTPIDFNNEEEKMTRDEFRAYLENSQKEGAIDLNEFSMLRGVMSMDTKMAKEIMVPRTDTFMIDYKDGNKKNIPLLLDCRYSRVPVYETDKDNIIGVLHVKSLLQASRTTNLDEINIREIMNTPLSVPETIYMNDLLYEMKHTRNQIAILNDEYGGTVGIVTLEDLLEEIVGDIDDEYDETHQLVEQLTENRYLVAGSTPLSKFNEFFDTNIKSNNVDSIAGYFITEYGNIPQKGEKISIKHKNYVFTANEIEGSRVMSLFIERNADSVDNKAAVQKIVSNDQLQLQ, encoded by the coding sequence ATGGACTCAGACCCCGATAGTCAGTCGTTAGCAGTACAGATTCTGATCATAGTAATATTGACCGCACTTAATGCATTTTTTGCAGCAGCAGAAATGGCATTTGTTTCATTAGATCAACGCAAAATAAAGGAGACTGCTTTACAAGGAGATAAAAAATCGCTTAACATTCTAAAATTATTAGGCAACCCAGATAATTTTTTAGCCACTATCCAAGTAGCTATTACGTTAGCTGGATTCTTCTCAAGTGCATCCGCAGCAACTAGTTTTGCTGTTCGCTTAAAACCGATTTTAACGAATGTTCCTGGTGGGGAACAAATTGCTGTTGTAATAGTGACCATCGCACTTTCTTATATTACGCTCGTATTTGGTGAATTGTATCCAAAACAAGTAGCCTTGCAAAAAGCTGAAGAAATTGCAAAGTTAACTGTGGGCCCTATATTACTCGTTCAAACGTTTGCTATGCCTTTCGTGAAACTACTGTCATTCTCAACCAGCATTTTGAAAAGAATGACTCCGATTGATTTTAACAATGAAGAAGAGAAGATGACTCGTGATGAATTTCGTGCTTACTTAGAAAATAGTCAAAAAGAAGGAGCCATCGACCTTAACGAATTCTCGATGTTAAGAGGCGTCATGTCAATGGATACGAAAATGGCCAAAGAGATCATGGTACCTCGAACCGATACTTTTATGATCGACTATAAGGATGGAAATAAAAAAAACATTCCACTATTATTGGATTGCAGATATTCACGTGTTCCTGTGTATGAAACTGACAAAGATAACATTATCGGTGTCTTGCACGTAAAAAGCTTATTGCAAGCTTCTAGGACAACAAACCTTGATGAAATTAATATTAGAGAAATTATGAATACCCCATTATCTGTTCCGGAAACCATCTATATGAATGATTTGCTGTATGAAATGAAACATACGCGTAATCAGATTGCTATTTTAAATGATGAGTATGGAGGAACAGTAGGAATCGTAACATTAGAAGATTTATTGGAAGAAATCGTAGGCGATATTGACGACGAATACGATGAAACGCATCAATTAGTCGAACAGTTAACTGAAAATCGTTACTTAGTAGCTGGATCAACGCCTCTTTCCAAGTTCAATGAATTTTTTGATACCAACATTAAATCAAACAATGTAGATTCTATTGCCGGATACTTTATAACTGAATATGGAAATATTCCGCAAAAAGGAGAAAAAATCAGTATAAAGCATAAAAATTATGTTTTTACAGCTAATGAAATTGAAGGTTCAAGGGTAATGAGTCTGTTTATTGAACGAAATGCAGACAGTGTTGACAATAAGGCAGCTGTCCAGAAAATAGTATCAAATGACCAGCTTCAACTGCAATAA
- a CDS encoding ABC transporter substrate-binding protein — protein sequence MKKFTKRSLVSLVLSVGAVLLLAGCGSNNDSATGKPGTNAGDGPVEIEFWSFWGSGPRSEAVNKIITDFNEKQDDIVVKHVYQPWGDIWTKSLASVAAGNPPDVIIQDINSVKQRADANQAINLQPYIDKEDEEIESRFYPQLLDAATYEDEVYGLPFNTDTQVLFYNKDLFEKAGLDPETPPATWADLEEYASALEEKDGDKWKTIGFYPLWSTGEDVWAINADNGTSWFDSKDEVKINTPNKVESLQWVLDWQNHIGKSTVESYEAEFGAGIADPFVSELVAMRGQNINYFVELQQLDQDVNFGVALLPEKTEGSGHYSWGGGFTAEIPYGAKNPDASWEFIKYLTSDDVQEYWGSQGFDIMANQSANESLAKSSELDENGQMIYEIANEALETTVITPVPLSAPDYLPLVNTEIDAAMLGNKSAKEALDDAQKSVENLVEQNN from the coding sequence ATGAAAAAATTTACTAAGCGTTCTTTAGTGTCACTCGTTTTGTCTGTAGGAGCTGTATTGCTGTTAGCAGGATGCGGCAGCAATAACGATTCCGCTACTGGAAAACCAGGCACCAATGCTGGTGATGGACCAGTTGAAATTGAATTTTGGAGTTTCTGGGGATCCGGCCCACGGAGCGAAGCAGTCAACAAAATTATTACTGATTTTAATGAAAAACAAGACGACATTGTGGTAAAACATGTTTATCAGCCTTGGGGGGACATTTGGACAAAATCTCTTGCTTCAGTAGCTGCAGGAAATCCGCCAGATGTAATCATTCAAGACATCAACTCTGTAAAACAACGTGCAGACGCAAATCAAGCCATCAATCTTCAACCATATATTGACAAAGAAGATGAAGAAATCGAATCGCGCTTTTATCCTCAGCTTTTAGATGCAGCCACCTATGAAGATGAAGTTTATGGTCTTCCTTTCAACACAGATACTCAGGTCCTATTTTATAATAAAGACTTATTTGAAAAAGCTGGTTTAGATCCAGAAACCCCTCCTGCAACTTGGGCTGACTTAGAAGAATATGCTTCAGCTCTAGAAGAAAAAGACGGCGACAAATGGAAAACTATCGGGTTTTATCCGCTTTGGAGTACTGGCGAGGATGTCTGGGCTATCAACGCTGATAATGGTACCAGCTGGTTTGATAGTAAAGATGAAGTAAAAATCAACACACCTAATAAAGTCGAATCGTTACAGTGGGTGTTAGATTGGCAAAATCATATCGGTAAAAGCACTGTAGAATCTTATGAAGCTGAATTTGGAGCTGGTATAGCCGATCCATTTGTTTCGGAACTTGTGGCTATGAGAGGTCAGAATATCAATTACTTTGTTGAACTGCAGCAATTGGACCAAGACGTCAATTTTGGCGTTGCTCTTTTACCAGAAAAAACAGAAGGATCTGGTCACTATAGTTGGGGTGGAGGCTTTACAGCCGAGATTCCTTACGGTGCTAAAAACCCAGATGCTTCATGGGAATTCATTAAATATTTAACTAGTGATGATGTTCAAGAATACTGGGGCTCACAAGGTTTTGATATTATGGCTAACCAGTCTGCTAATGAAAGCTTAGCAAAAAGTTCTGAACTTGACGAGAATGGACAAATGATTTATGAAATAGCTAATGAGGCTCTTGAAACAACTGTCATCACGCCTGTCCCCCTTTCTGCACCTGACTATTTACCTTTAGTCAATACAGAAATCGATGCGGCTATGTTAGGAAACAAATCAGCCAAAGAAGCTTTGGATGATGCACAAAAATCTGTAGAAAATCTTGTTGAACAAAACAACTAG
- a CDS encoding carbohydrate ABC transporter permease, translating to MLSRKQNKNKTKWTKLKRQEALWGLLFVSPFIIGFVAFLMGPMLFSLYGSFTNYNLTSKMDLIGFNNYKRMFTQDGLFWKSLYNTLYYVVFSVPLNAVGAVLMAVLLNQKMRGIKFFRTIFYMPAILSGVAVYVLWMQLLAPSTGLINTVLSYIGITGPAWLFDPQWTKPALIIMSLWSVGGSMLLFLATLQNVPTQLYESAELDGANTFKRFWHITLPMITPIIFYNVVTSIIGSFQIFQEAYIMTDSGTGGPANSLLFYNLHMWNKAFVAFDMGYAMAMSWGLFFIVFILTLINLKLAPLWVRYEGGNS from the coding sequence ATGCTATCTCGAAAACAAAATAAGAATAAAACAAAATGGACTAAATTAAAACGACAAGAAGCTTTATGGGGACTTCTTTTTGTTTCTCCTTTTATTATTGGTTTTGTTGCCTTTTTAATGGGACCGATGCTTTTTTCTTTATATGGAAGTTTTACAAACTACAACCTAACTTCTAAGATGGATTTGATTGGGTTCAACAATTATAAAAGAATGTTTACACAAGATGGTTTGTTCTGGAAATCCCTTTACAATACTCTTTATTACGTTGTGTTCAGTGTCCCTCTAAATGCAGTTGGAGCGGTTTTAATGGCCGTATTATTGAATCAAAAAATGCGGGGAATAAAATTTTTTAGAACTATTTTTTATATGCCCGCTATTCTATCAGGAGTTGCTGTTTATGTATTATGGATGCAATTGCTGGCCCCTTCCACCGGATTGATCAATACTGTTTTAAGTTACATTGGTATTACAGGACCTGCCTGGCTGTTTGATCCCCAATGGACAAAACCAGCACTTATTATTATGAGCTTGTGGAGCGTAGGCGGTTCAATGCTGCTTTTCTTAGCTACATTGCAGAACGTCCCCACGCAACTTTATGAATCTGCAGAATTAGATGGAGCGAATACTTTCAAACGCTTTTGGCATATCACACTGCCGATGATCACCCCGATTATTTTTTATAACGTGGTCACATCGATCATCGGATCTTTTCAAATTTTCCAAGAGGCTTACATTATGACCGATAGTGGAACAGGCGGACCTGCCAACTCTCTGCTTTTCTATAATTTGCATATGTGGAATAAAGCCTTTGTAGCTTTTGATATGGGCTACGCTATGGCGATGTCTTGGGGATTATTCTTCATTGTCTTTATTTTAACACTCATCAACCTTAAACTTGCGCCTCTCTGGGTACGGTATGAAGGAGGGAATAGTTAA